One Terriglobales bacterium genomic region harbors:
- a CDS encoding protein kinase produces the protein MDSLEHTPNPFEKQDKAQVDERPSSKAALCVRLWEYPGPQEKLRDLDCAADETVAGLIRNVFSEGQGKVSEVRGSTLIAQFENPLRALAAAKTLQVKLLTFHRNPPACQIVAAVMVHSTAQAAPSSAIAIGSPLSEINSAQILVSEKIYETAKNIPGFQFSVKPFSPAAQGAEALYELLWTDESTYSHVRKAGQIESVNPTAANRYQLQSELGRGAMGIVYKAYDNVIGRTVALKTISIQRNFGDGVELVDRLKIEAKAAGGLDHPNIITIYDIGQQDGFVYLSMQFVEGQTLANLLDAGKLPPLATLLSYADQMCSAVGFAHQRGVIHRDLKPANFMLTADGVVKVLDFGIAKFGDTNMTLTGVVVGTPTYMAPEQATGKKLDQRSDVYSLGTVFYELFTREKPFKGEIAAVLYKLIHEEPTPPSVINPSLPNGIDLIIRKALAKNPADRYQSCEEMRDAFREQAALLKSAMEPHVAAEQGTQHAPVQPRPLSSTRMKAVEPPRRRANPFGWLTVIALLLLVATIGWALHVKSRTGSFPSVAGRTITITRVEPKPAVANQSAEATSATDTQAGTTGPQASDPNADSTKAAAETSQAATDTTAGAQHAGGVTVFAQPPASGDAHASSSQGANPEPATAPPTSVQAPSTVSDSPRVPVAKNNVASAKINSEQAASSDDESTTEAPLSAPERHVRPRIVDSQEVEGFTRKDIPDLLRKADAAAGAGDYPLARYEYQIVLRLDHLNAAARNGLARVRAAREERLGR, from the coding sequence ATGGATTCCTTGGAACACACGCCAAATCCGTTCGAGAAGCAAGACAAGGCTCAAGTAGACGAGCGTCCCAGCTCGAAAGCGGCGTTGTGTGTGCGGCTTTGGGAGTATCCCGGACCGCAAGAAAAGCTGCGTGACCTGGACTGTGCTGCCGACGAGACCGTTGCAGGGCTGATACGCAATGTATTCTCCGAAGGCCAGGGCAAAGTGTCCGAGGTGCGTGGAAGCACGCTCATTGCCCAATTTGAGAATCCCTTACGTGCACTAGCAGCGGCAAAGACGCTGCAAGTAAAGCTGCTCACTTTTCATAGAAATCCTCCAGCTTGCCAGATCGTTGCGGCCGTTATGGTCCATAGCACTGCGCAAGCCGCTCCTTCCAGTGCCATCGCAATTGGCAGCCCCCTGAGCGAGATCAACTCGGCTCAGATCCTAGTGAGCGAAAAGATCTACGAGACGGCGAAGAATATTCCTGGATTCCAGTTTTCCGTCAAACCATTTAGCCCGGCGGCTCAAGGCGCTGAAGCGCTCTACGAGCTGCTCTGGACCGATGAGTCAACCTATTCGCACGTACGCAAGGCCGGGCAAATCGAGAGCGTCAATCCAACGGCTGCGAACCGCTATCAACTTCAATCGGAACTCGGTCGCGGCGCGATGGGTATAGTCTACAAAGCCTACGACAATGTGATCGGACGCACGGTAGCGCTAAAGACGATCTCCATTCAGCGCAACTTCGGCGATGGCGTGGAATTGGTCGACCGACTCAAGATTGAAGCCAAGGCCGCTGGCGGACTCGATCATCCCAACATCATCACTATCTACGACATTGGGCAACAAGACGGCTTCGTGTATCTCAGCATGCAGTTCGTCGAGGGGCAAACGCTCGCGAATTTGCTCGACGCCGGCAAACTTCCTCCATTGGCGACACTGTTGTCCTATGCCGACCAGATGTGCAGCGCAGTGGGATTCGCCCACCAACGTGGCGTAATCCATCGCGATCTGAAGCCTGCTAATTTCATGCTGACAGCGGATGGGGTGGTGAAGGTTCTCGACTTTGGGATTGCCAAGTTTGGCGATACGAACATGACGCTAACCGGCGTCGTGGTTGGAACACCCACCTACATGGCTCCGGAGCAGGCGACCGGCAAGAAACTAGACCAGCGGTCAGATGTCTACTCACTGGGCACAGTCTTCTACGAACTCTTCACGCGGGAGAAGCCGTTTAAGGGCGAGATAGCCGCAGTCTTGTACAAGCTGATCCATGAAGAGCCGACTCCGCCTTCAGTAATCAATCCATCGCTGCCGAATGGCATTGATTTGATTATTCGCAAAGCGCTCGCGAAGAACCCCGCCGACCGGTATCAAAGCTGCGAAGAAATGCGCGACGCGTTTCGCGAGCAGGCTGCACTGTTGAAGTCGGCAATGGAGCCGCATGTCGCGGCCGAGCAAGGCACTCAACACGCTCCAGTGCAACCACGTCCGCTCAGTTCGACGCGAATGAAGGCAGTCGAGCCGCCACGCCGTCGTGCAAATCCCTTCGGCTGGCTCACCGTAATAGCGCTTCTGCTGCTCGTAGCGACGATAGGCTGGGCTCTGCACGTGAAATCGCGTACTGGATCGTTCCCTTCTGTTGCCGGAAGAACAATCACGATTACTCGAGTCGAGCCGAAGCCTGCGGTGGCTAACCAGTCTGCAGAAGCGACCTCGGCGACCGATACACAGGCGGGCACAACTGGTCCGCAAGCTTCCGATCCCAATGCAGACAGTACGAAAGCTGCGGCGGAAACGTCGCAGGCGGCCACGGATACAACTGCTGGAGCGCAACATGCAGGCGGTGTAACAGTCTTTGCACAGCCACCCGCGAGTGGCGATGCTCATGCGAGTTCAAGTCAGGGTGCAAATCCTGAACCGGCAACGGCGCCGCCAACATCGGTGCAGGCTCCTTCCACCGTCTCTGATAGCCCGAGGGTCCCAGTAGCGAAGAACAACGTAGCGAGCGCAAAGATCAACTCAGAGCAGGCGGCCTCCTCTGATGATGAGAGCACCACGGAAGCGCCTCTTTCGGCACCAGAGCGTCATGTCAGGCCGAGAATCGTAGACAGCCAGGAAGTGGAAGGATTCACTCGCAAAGATATTCCTGATCTCCTGCGCAAGGCCGATGCTGCCGCCGGAGCCGGCGATTATCCGCTAGCGCGTTACGAATACCAAATCGTTCTGCGCCTGGACCATCTGAATGCCGCCGCGCGCAACGGACTTGCCCGCGTTCGGGCAGCCCGCGAAGAACGGCTAGGCCGCTAG
- a CDS encoding ATP-grasp domain-containing protein yields the protein MSAAGPLTVLCIASYEKGHEFLREAKRQGCTVLLLTSESLMKTANWPTESIDEIFYMPDVKKKWNVQHTVLAVSHLARNRRIDRIVPLDDFDLETAASLREHMRIPGMGETTTRYFRDKLAMRARAKFAKLPVPEFVRLLNDGEIHDFTRAVPAPWILKPRSQAGAIGLKKIASENELWKSLEALGDDRSFYLLERFVPGQVYHVDTITFHGELLFCIVSQYGAPPMEVTHQGGVFTTRTLPPADRKSKELCELNWRVLQAFGLVWGVSHSEFIVARDGVTYFLETSARVGGANIAELIEAATGVNLWREWAKIEVAGEDESYVPPQPKREAAGLLISLAKEEWPSTEEFRDSEIVWRMRKPWHVGMIVRSSEHARVEELLQQYSDRVQKMYTAFQPPPDRPIH from the coding sequence ATGTCTGCCGCTGGTCCACTCACAGTTCTCTGCATTGCAAGTTACGAAAAAGGGCATGAGTTTTTGCGTGAAGCAAAACGCCAGGGATGCACCGTGCTGCTGCTCACATCCGAAAGCCTGATGAAAACGGCAAACTGGCCGACAGAGAGCATCGACGAGATCTTCTACATGCCCGACGTCAAAAAGAAATGGAACGTTCAGCACACGGTTCTCGCGGTAAGTCACCTGGCCCGAAATCGCAGGATCGATCGCATCGTGCCTTTAGACGATTTCGATCTCGAAACGGCTGCGAGTTTGCGAGAGCACATGCGCATTCCCGGAATGGGCGAGACCACGACTCGCTACTTTCGCGACAAACTGGCCATGCGTGCCCGGGCAAAGTTTGCGAAATTGCCGGTTCCCGAGTTCGTGCGATTACTTAACGACGGCGAAATACACGACTTCACGCGCGCGGTACCGGCTCCGTGGATATTGAAGCCAAGATCGCAGGCCGGTGCTATCGGACTGAAGAAAATCGCCAGCGAGAATGAGCTTTGGAAGTCGCTAGAGGCTTTAGGTGACGATCGCTCGTTCTACCTGCTTGAGCGGTTTGTTCCGGGACAGGTCTATCACGTAGACACAATCACATTTCATGGTGAGCTGCTTTTCTGCATTGTGAGCCAGTACGGCGCGCCGCCGATGGAGGTTACTCATCAAGGTGGCGTATTCACCACGCGGACGCTGCCCCCTGCAGATCGTAAGAGTAAAGAATTGTGCGAGCTGAACTGGCGTGTGCTGCAGGCCTTCGGTCTGGTGTGGGGCGTCTCCCACAGCGAATTCATCGTTGCGCGAGACGGAGTAACTTACTTTCTGGAAACTTCGGCTCGCGTAGGGGGAGCGAACATAGCGGAATTGATCGAGGCCGCAACCGGCGTGAATTTGTGGCGCGAATGGGCGAAGATCGAAGTCGCCGGTGAAGACGAAAGTTATGTTCCTCCACAACCGAAGCGGGAGGCTGCAGGATTACTAATCTCACTGGCCAAGGAAGAGTGGCCGAGTACAGAAGAGTTCAGAGATTCCGAGATTGTGTGGCGCATGCGAAAACCCTGGCACGTGGGTATGATCGTGCGCTCTAGCGAACATGCGCGAGTGGAAGAGTTATTGCAGCAATATTCCGATCGGGTGCAGAAGATGTACACAGCGTTCCAGCCGCCTCCGGATCGCCCGATCCACTAG
- a CDS encoding DUF1223 domain-containing protein, whose amino-acid sequence MNRVLAVALCLLWSSIFVELRGTQSGAVTVPENSDAPASGILVELFTSEGCSSCPPADELLRKLDAQRTIANSQIVVLGEHVDYWDRTGWRDRFSSRDYTDRQQEYAVRLGVPEPYTPQMVVDGKQEFVGNNPGSLEAALRTAANAPKTSLSILAADIDGNNLLLKLKTTSLPPDHKRGDLYVAVADNSDETQVHGGENSGRALRHVAVLRSLQKVAKVGPEGLTKDVTLRLPKDVEKNNLRVVAFVQESGNGRVLGSTVRILSRTTATR is encoded by the coding sequence ATGAATCGCGTGCTTGCAGTGGCGTTGTGTCTTCTGTGGAGCTCGATTTTTGTAGAGTTACGCGGAACTCAGTCGGGTGCTGTCACAGTGCCTGAGAATTCCGACGCACCCGCTTCCGGAATTCTCGTGGAACTCTTTACTTCTGAAGGATGCTCAAGCTGTCCGCCTGCCGACGAGCTCCTGCGCAAGCTCGACGCGCAGCGAACCATTGCCAATAGCCAGATCGTCGTCCTTGGAGAGCACGTCGACTACTGGGATCGAACCGGCTGGCGCGATCGCTTTTCTTCGCGTGATTACACGGATCGGCAGCAAGAGTATGCCGTTCGTCTCGGCGTTCCAGAGCCATACACGCCACAAATGGTGGTCGATGGGAAGCAGGAATTTGTCGGCAATAATCCGGGTTCGTTGGAGGCGGCGCTGCGGACAGCCGCCAACGCGCCGAAGACTTCTCTATCCATCCTTGCTGCCGACATCGACGGCAACAATCTCCTCCTGAAACTCAAGACCACTTCGCTCCCGCCGGACCACAAGCGTGGGGATCTGTACGTCGCAGTGGCGGACAATTCTGATGAGACTCAAGTTCACGGAGGCGAGAACTCTGGCCGTGCGCTGAGACATGTCGCTGTCCTTCGTAGTCTGCAGAAAGTGGCGAAGGTGGGGCCGGAAGGCCTGACCAAGGACGTCACCCTACGTTTGCCAAAGGACGTCGAAAAGAACAATTTACGGGTGGTTGCGTTCGTTCAGGAATCGGGAAATGGTAGGGTGCTCGGCTCTACGGTGAGGATACTCAGCCGGACAACTGCTACTCGGTGA
- a CDS encoding response regulator transcription factor, with protein sequence MSSSGASKPLSKPAPARPGDPTAPSNGTEAVPVEAQPSAASIRVILADTQAIYRVGTKKIFALEDDIRVVAQAENLGQVLAAAAKFPADVLLFEGAISPNAPEAISEVLKRASNLKVIVLSPENDEDTTVEYFRRGVRGLLPRSIAPEMLVKCVRKVAVGETWIDNQSVNWVIEAYRAQAAQLTSPRPKTKLSDKELLIISCVTQGMRNKEIASEIGTTEQVVKNYLRKVYDKLGVSDRLELALYCIHHRLLQGSGRGQIPDESAAIAAANNVAAITE encoded by the coding sequence ATGAGCAGCAGCGGCGCCTCCAAACCATTATCGAAACCTGCGCCAGCGCGACCAGGAGATCCAACCGCACCTTCGAATGGGACTGAAGCAGTTCCGGTTGAAGCTCAGCCGTCAGCAGCATCTATCCGGGTAATTCTCGCCGACACTCAGGCCATCTACCGGGTCGGTACGAAAAAGATTTTTGCGCTGGAAGACGACATTCGCGTCGTCGCTCAGGCGGAGAATCTTGGTCAGGTTCTCGCCGCCGCCGCCAAGTTTCCCGCAGATGTCCTTCTTTTTGAGGGCGCCATTTCGCCCAATGCTCCTGAGGCGATCTCTGAAGTGCTGAAGCGAGCGTCGAACTTGAAAGTGATTGTGCTCTCGCCGGAGAACGATGAAGACACGACAGTGGAGTACTTCCGGCGCGGAGTTCGCGGCCTGCTGCCGCGAAGTATCGCTCCAGAAATGTTGGTCAAGTGCGTACGGAAAGTGGCCGTGGGCGAGACCTGGATCGATAATCAAAGCGTTAACTGGGTGATCGAGGCCTACCGGGCGCAGGCGGCGCAGCTTACTTCGCCACGACCGAAGACGAAGCTTTCGGATAAGGAACTGCTCATCATCTCCTGCGTCACGCAGGGAATGCGCAATAAAGAAATTGCCAGCGAGATTGGGACCACGGAGCAGGTCGTCAAGAATTATCTGCGCAAGGTCTATGACAAGCTGGGCGTCTCTGACCGCCTTGAGTTAGCGCTGTATTGCATCCACCACCGCCTCCTGCAAGGCTCGGGACGCGGCCAGATTCCTGATGAATCCGCAGCAATTGCCGCCGCTAACAACGTAGCTGCGATCACCGAGTAG
- a CDS encoding PilZ domain-containing protein, with the protein MDFGNFYLWEAGGYNVSQSYAEGEPVDELRSSVRFPLKLPVQVRAEQSGVTGETEDISAGGVLFYMDAAMDIGSSIEFTISMPASVLGTATDVVVKCTGRVVRCSKQGDRTAVAAVIDEYHFDRAQ; encoded by the coding sequence GTGGACTTTGGTAACTTTTACCTCTGGGAGGCAGGGGGATATAACGTGAGCCAGAGCTACGCAGAGGGAGAGCCCGTGGACGAGTTAAGAAGTTCAGTTCGGTTCCCGCTTAAGCTTCCAGTTCAAGTTCGTGCTGAGCAGAGCGGCGTCACCGGCGAGACGGAAGATATCTCGGCCGGCGGTGTGCTCTTTTACATGGACGCAGCCATGGATATTGGGTCGAGCATCGAATTCACGATTTCGATGCCCGCCAGCGTACTGGGCACAGCAACAGATGTCGTAGTGAAATGCACCGGACGTGTGGTACGCTGCTCCAAACAAGGCGACAGGACGGCTGTGGCAGCAGTGATCGATGAATACCACTTTGATCGCGCCCAGTAG
- a CDS encoding TldD/PmbA family protein — MLSQERIHDIFSRLQKLSSADEVEAIIAGGRSALTRFANNTIHQNVAEEGYVISIRVALDGKTARATTNRLDDENLKRAVQSAEQIARVQERDPDLLPVPSSAEAGNETPVQRHFGATAAIKPEDRAAAVEQIVSVAKQHKQIAAGIYSSSESMEALLNSRGLARIHRQTSSEVSITMLADDSSGWQKANSPNVANLQPKRLAEVAAEKAAHTTRPREVPPGKYTVILEPAAVLDLLGFMFFDFGGTALLEQRSFLNNRVGYRLFGDNITIHDDVYHPLQSGATFDGEGVARRRVTLVDKGVIRGLVFCRATARKMQDSDLASQIGKIAPTGHGFPLPNEIGDAPMNIVVEGGNGAAKSVGEMVTSTQRGILVTRLWYIREVDPYEKILTGMTRDGTFLIEKGKLQGGVRNFRFNQSLIDMLQNVEMLSGSVRASGEESFDMVVPAMKVNSFNFTELTKF; from the coding sequence ATGCTCTCCCAAGAACGCATTCACGATATCTTTTCGCGCCTTCAAAAACTCTCTTCCGCTGACGAGGTTGAGGCGATCATCGCGGGCGGACGCAGCGCGCTCACGCGCTTCGCCAACAACACGATTCACCAGAATGTCGCGGAAGAAGGGTATGTAATCTCGATTCGCGTTGCTCTCGATGGCAAGACTGCGCGGGCCACCACGAATCGTCTGGATGACGAGAACCTGAAGCGAGCCGTGCAGTCAGCGGAACAAATTGCCCGTGTGCAGGAGCGGGATCCTGACTTGTTGCCGGTTCCATCTTCAGCCGAGGCGGGGAATGAGACTCCTGTTCAGCGGCACTTCGGAGCGACTGCGGCGATCAAGCCGGAGGATCGAGCTGCCGCTGTGGAACAGATTGTCAGTGTGGCGAAGCAGCACAAACAGATTGCGGCAGGAATCTATTCGTCTTCCGAGAGCATGGAAGCCCTGCTTAATTCGCGGGGATTGGCAAGGATTCATCGTCAGACGAGTTCAGAGGTCTCGATCACGATGCTCGCTGATGATTCTTCCGGCTGGCAGAAGGCGAACTCACCCAATGTTGCCAATCTGCAACCGAAACGCCTGGCCGAAGTCGCCGCTGAGAAGGCCGCTCACACGACTCGTCCACGAGAAGTTCCCCCAGGGAAGTACACGGTAATTCTTGAACCTGCAGCGGTCCTCGACTTGCTTGGGTTCATGTTCTTCGACTTTGGCGGCACAGCCCTCCTTGAACAGCGTTCCTTCCTGAACAATAGGGTTGGATACCGCTTATTCGGGGACAACATAACAATTCATGATGACGTGTACCATCCTCTTCAATCTGGAGCGACCTTCGACGGTGAAGGCGTAGCGCGTCGTCGGGTGACCCTGGTCGATAAAGGCGTTATTCGGGGTTTAGTGTTCTGCCGTGCTACCGCACGCAAGATGCAAGACTCGGATTTAGCCTCCCAAATAGGCAAGATTGCCCCGACCGGCCACGGGTTTCCGCTTCCAAACGAAATCGGTGATGCACCTATGAATATTGTTGTCGAGGGAGGAAATGGGGCAGCAAAGTCTGTTGGCGAGATGGTTACGTCAACGCAGCGCGGAATCTTGGTGACGCGCCTGTGGTATATCCGCGAAGTTGATCCTTACGAGAAAATCCTGACGGGCATGACTCGTGACGGCACATTCCTTATCGAGAAGGGGAAGCTGCAGGGCGGAGTACGCAATTTCCGCTTCAATCAAAGCTTGATCGATATGCTGCAAAACGTTGAAATGTTGAGCGGTTCAGTTAGGGCCAGTGGTGAGGAATCGTTCGATATGGTGGTGCCGGCAATGAAGGTGAACAGCTTTAATTTCACAGAATTAACAAAGTTTTAA
- a CDS encoding TldD/PmbA family protein, which translates to MSMKEAAHWALDTALKRGASYVDARIVSDRQRALATKNGKIGHASDSESLGIGVRVLVNKAWGFASTDNLSRESIEATAARAVEIGRSSSRVQEHPIQLAPEKPIVAEWTNPCKIDPFSTSVEQNLALLMACDKELRSVEGVTLAEAQMTLRRYEQWFYSSEGSDIHQTRFSTGVGYDAFSFAGTEIQKRSYPNSFGGQYQNKGYELIDELRLVENAKRIGEEAVALHKAPQCPEGQFTVILGSSQLGLQIHESIGHPIELDRVLGMEANFAGTSFLTIDKLRNLRYGSSDVNVVADATEQHGPGLGTFAYDDEGVPAQCTPIITNGEFTGYLSSRETAHTIGEQRSNGTMRAEGWNRIPLIRMTNVSILPGQKPLTLDQLISGTDDGIYMETNRSWSIDDKRYNFQFGCEIGWEIKGGKLGRMFKNPSYSGITTEFWNSMDAICSRDEWRLWGTPNCGKGQPMQTMGTGHGAAPARFRKIAVGSAYKGT; encoded by the coding sequence ATGTCCATGAAAGAGGCAGCGCACTGGGCGCTAGACACAGCGTTGAAGCGTGGGGCTTCGTATGTTGACGCCCGAATCGTCAGTGACCGTCAACGGGCACTCGCCACGAAGAATGGCAAAATCGGGCACGCATCCGACTCCGAGTCTCTGGGCATCGGTGTTCGGGTGCTGGTCAACAAGGCGTGGGGATTTGCCTCCACCGACAACCTTTCGCGCGAGTCTATCGAAGCCACGGCAGCACGAGCGGTTGAAATAGGTCGCTCTTCTTCGCGTGTGCAGGAGCATCCCATCCAGCTTGCTCCGGAAAAGCCGATAGTCGCTGAGTGGACCAATCCCTGCAAGATCGATCCTTTCAGTACATCAGTTGAACAAAACCTCGCCTTGTTGATGGCCTGCGATAAGGAACTACGCTCAGTGGAAGGAGTAACGCTGGCAGAGGCGCAGATGACTTTGCGTCGCTACGAGCAATGGTTTTATTCAAGCGAAGGGTCAGACATTCATCAGACGCGTTTCAGTACTGGCGTTGGCTATGACGCGTTCTCGTTCGCCGGCACCGAGATTCAGAAGAGGTCATACCCGAACTCCTTTGGTGGCCAGTACCAAAACAAAGGCTACGAACTGATCGACGAGCTGCGCCTGGTTGAAAATGCCAAACGCATCGGTGAAGAAGCGGTCGCTCTGCACAAAGCGCCGCAGTGTCCCGAGGGGCAGTTCACCGTGATCCTCGGATCGTCGCAGCTTGGACTGCAGATTCACGAGTCCATTGGACACCCCATCGAACTTGACCGAGTGCTGGGCATGGAGGCCAACTTTGCCGGCACGTCGTTCCTCACCATCGACAAGCTGCGCAACCTGCGCTATGGCAGCTCCGATGTGAACGTAGTCGCCGACGCAACTGAGCAACACGGTCCCGGATTGGGAACGTTCGCCTACGACGACGAAGGCGTTCCGGCACAATGCACCCCCATCATCACGAATGGAGAATTCACCGGCTACCTTTCGTCTCGGGAAACCGCGCACACCATCGGCGAGCAGCGCTCCAACGGAACCATGCGCGCAGAGGGCTGGAACCGCATTCCGCTTATTCGCATGACGAATGTCAGCATCCTCCCCGGCCAGAAGCCGCTTACGCTCGATCAACTAATCTCCGGCACAGACGATGGCATCTACATGGAGACTAACCGCTCCTGGTCCATCGACGACAAGCGCTACAACTTCCAGTTCGGCTGCGAAATCGGATGGGAGATCAAGGGCGGCAAGCTCGGCCGCATGTTCAAGAACCCGTCCTACTCCGGCATTACCACTGAATTTTGGAACTCTATGGATGCGATCTGTTCTCGCGACGAATGGCGCCTCTGGGGCACACCGAATTGCGGCAAAGGCCAGCCCATGCAGACCATGGGCACGGGACACGGCGCCGCGCCGGCGCGTTTTCGCAAGATTGCCGTCGGCAGCGCCTACAAGGGCACTTAG